In a genomic window of Myotis daubentonii chromosome 18, mMyoDau2.1, whole genome shotgun sequence:
- the DUSP12 gene encoding dual specificity protein phosphatase 12: protein MLQVRPGLYLGGAAAAEPGRLREAGVTAVLTVDAEEPDLQVEGLRRLFVPALDEPETDLLSHLGRCVAFLGQARAEGRAALVHCHAGVSRSVAVMTAFLMKTDQLTFEKAYENLQTIKPEAKMNEGFERQLKLYQLMGCEVDTCSAIYKQYRLQKVTEKYPELQSLPQELFAVDPTVVPQGSKEEVLYKCRKCRRSLFRSSSILDHNEGSGSIAFAHKRRAPSLVPVTGSRAQCTSYFIEPVQWMEPALLGVMDGQLLCPKCNAKLGSFNWYGDQCSCGRWITPAFQIHKNRVDETKALLVLGSQTRKM from the exons ATGCTGCAGGTGCGGCCCGGGCTGTACCTGGGCGGAGCGGCCGCCGCGGAGCCGGGCCGCCTGCGAGAGGCGGGAGTCACGGCCGTGCTGACGGTGGACGCGGAGGAGCCCGACCTCCAGGTGGAGGGCCTGCGGCGGCTCTTCGTGCCCGCACTGGACGAGCCCGAGACCGACCTGCTGAGCCACCTGGGCCGCTGCGTGGCCTTCCTGGGCCAGGCCCGCGCCGAGGGCCGCGCGGCGCTGGTGCACTG tcatgcaggagtcagccgcaGTGTGGCTGTAATGACTGCTTTTCTGATGAAGACTGACCAACTTACCTTTGAAAAAGCCTATGAAAACCTCCAGACTATCAAACCAGAGGCCAA GATGAATGAGGGTTTTGAGCGGCAACTGAAATTATACCAGCTCATGGGATGTGAAGTCGATACCTGTAGTGCAATTTATAAGCAATATCGTTTGCAAAAGGTTACAGAGAAGTATCCGG AACTGCAGAGCTTACCTCAGGAACTCTTTGCTGTTGACCCAACCGTGGTTCCACAAGGATCGAAAGAGGAGGTTCTCTACAAATGTAGAAAGTGCAg GAGGTCTTTATTTCGAAGTTCGAGCATTTTGGATCATAATGAAGGAAGTGGCTCCATAGCCTTTGCCCACAAGAGACGGGCACCATCCCTCGTGCCTGTCACGGGGAGTCGGGCTCAGTGCACATCCTATTTCATTGAACCTGTGCAGTGGATGGAACCCGCCCTGCTGGGAGTGATGGATGGGCAG CTTCTGTGCCCCAAATGCAATGCCAAGTTGGGTTCTTTCAATTGGTATGGCGACCAGTGCTCCTGTGGTAGGTGGATAACTCCTGCTTTTCAAATCCATAAGAACAGAGTGGATGAAACGAAAGCGCTGCTGGTTCTGGGATCACAAACGAGAAAAATGTGA